The DNA sequence ttcaacaataaattattaatataaatagagaaaagaaaaacaaaatattaagattcgtttggtttgtatttttattatttatatattttttttatttttattttttttacataattttaaaataaaaaacacaaaaaattaaaacacaaattaAACTTAACCTTAGTACTTGTCCAAATGTCAAAACTACCTCTCCAAACTTCACTTATTCACCATAAATGCCTTAGCCATGAAATGATATCTGATCTCTCCTACCTTGCTTTCCCTCCCTCAACGAAATGTTCCAAAAGCTTAATTGAATAAGAGATGTGAAATATGGTAATTTGGTTGTCAACTCATTAAAATGATATTCCATAAATGGTGGATCAAATTAAATAATGGTAGAGACAATACACCTTCCTTCCACAATTCACCACTCTATAGTCTCTATTCTGTATTTAAGTGCAATAATACACCAATATTTATGCACCCCAATGACCCCCCTATGAGAGTTAATGCATCAACGTAACATATGATGTATAATTAGACATATATGGTTATGCAACTGCAAAAGACGTACACATTGCTTTTAATTTCCATTTCATCATTTCAGTGGTCCCCTTTTATTTAATACTAACTATCAAAGTTAAACAtagttaaatatatttatacCTCTCACCACATTTATAACtaattcttaactaaattctcATTTTATCATTAGAATATAGCTAACATATATTTTAACTAATTTGACTTAATCAAGTAATCAATTTATTCGTCCTTTTAAACAAGTAtcgaattagtttttaattttgtcGGATTAAAAaatacttcaaaaaaaaaaaactaacatatattctaaaaatatatattaaagttattaattaattttgtttaaaaaaatataaaattaaatttgtaatatattttttaaaataagaatttttagaacttttactaataataactttaatatatgtttttaaCTAAatctttgttattattattattaaatcaaTGGCATAAATTTTGTATGATGAGGTATGGCTCACATGCATAGGCTCTTAGGATTCAGTAATAATATAACATGACATGTCTCACCTGACCGATTAAAAAATGACTGTATAAAGTGCATATTATATTAATGAAtagttttaatttaagaatattattataaAGTTAAATTTGAAGTTGAGAACGTGAAATGGCAGTTAAGGAGGGAAGGTGATGAGGGGGAACAGcgtcattcattcattcattcaattgAACATTGAAATGAGTAAAAAAGAGAGTAAAGACGAATTAGTGTTCAGCGTCCAGCAACTATCTTGAGACTTTAATTTGCAACTCGTGAAAATCTTCTGCTAACAAATAAATGGGATAATGTATCATCAATTATTTAAGTAACTTAATAttaaggaaacaaaaaaaaaaaaagaatttgtgttatttaatatttattaattattgtattaatgaatgttaaataaaataaattttaattatttttaattaatttttttattattattaaatatttctattttagtaatgctagaaaaataattatttaaaattattttatttaatttaatatttataattatatataaaatatttaaaattatatatttattatatctaatattatgtatttatttttaaaataattaacaaatataaattaaaataattttagattgaTTTCGGttgatttttattgtttctcgAATATTTCTGATATTATTTATACCATAAATCCAAAATAAAACCACACAGCTTCATGGATCAAATTCTCCTTATTGGGTCCAAATATTCCTACTTGACCAATCTTTGCAATttcatttttaactttttatattactAAGTGTACcagaattttaatattataatgcATAATGTATACACTAtataaaagttttgaaaagaaaaatactcTCTAAAGAATCTATTATATCTTGTATTTTGTAAACAAATAACTGTGGTGTAGTGTTTTCTGTCGCGGATACAAGATTTCAGGTCCTTTTTTTCTGTCTTTAGTATTGGGATCGGTGTCTGGTTCCGTTGAGGATTAATGTGGAtcaatgattttgaatttttagctagttttgaTTTTGGTTGTTGATGGTGTTCATCATGATGTGTTGTGGTTGTGGATTTTATAGGATGAGTTTCTCCCTGAAATATCCATTCTATTTTTAAATGCTTCAAAAGATCTTGTATTTCTTATTAAATCCGTTGTTTACATAGTATtttacctaaaaaaaaaaaagtaaaatcatGGCCtgaataaaaatttttggaaacatTTTACACATATCTAACCTCAATCATCAAATATAAGAAAAATTTCAAGTAGTGTATCTGGAGAATATCGATGTTCCAGTTATTTTAATCgttaatttcaattaatttatattatatatattttttttataatttaaatcaacGATTAAAACAACTAGAACACTGATATTTCAGATATACTAAAAGCTCTTCCTAAAATATATACATGATTAagattaatgactaaaaatattaaaatacttaATACCCAACGAAAGAGTTTCAAGTGTACCGAAAACACCGGTGTtctagttgttttaaccgttgatctgaattataaaaattatatataatatatattaattgaaatcaacggttaaaacaactggaacacCAGTATTTTCGATACACTTGAAATTTTTCCAATACCATAATACTTGTGAAATGCTTCCAAAACTTTTAGCATAGCAAGGTGTATTTGATATTTCTATTTGTGATGGTGATccccaaagaaaaaagaaaaagactgatggcaatcatgattcatagcactCTCTATGGTAAAGATACATTTGAGAGTGCCAGGCCTGAAGGAGTCTGGCAGGTATGGTATGGCAAAAGcgataaaagagaaaaaagaaaaaagaaaaagaaagactaGAATTTTTTTCTGAAGAATAATAATTGagtgaaacaaaaataagaaaattgacTATTATtagttcaaataaaaaaaaatattgatcatttaatattttcttttatcatcaaaattatttattataacttttaatcacaaacagttgtgtgtgtgtgtttttttctctctagaaaatacTTTAAGAGACTACATTTCAACATTTATGACATATTATAAGAAGTTGTTTTAGTATTATTCATCAAGTTTTTTGCAaagttatatataatacatgtcTCTGAGAAAAGGTATGCTTTCAGTAGATGTAGTATAGTTATTTTGTCTTATCGCATCTTGTTTTACTCATTTTGTTCAAAGAAAAATATCATAAAGTgagcaaaatttattattttttataagtagttaatcaacaattttaaaaaatataaattaaaaatatattgttaaattattatactaaaagaattaaattagtagttaaaaatattaacaaaaaaataataaattctatcaTTTTTCGCTTGTTCAAATTTCAATGTTACAAATTACAGCaattatattatcttcttttttttcctttgttttttctttttctttcttgcatgCATGTCTTCCGTCTTTGTGCAATAATTGCATCTACTATATTTCCGTTATTAAGAATTGACATTTCTTtgaaactttttttcttttacccAAAAATTGAAAGACTTGAACTTGGGACTTTTTAGGTAAGTATGAGTAGTGGCCATTTCTTTGAGACTTATTCCAATATTAATTTGAAAACAACATATAATTAACAATATCAACATAAATAATTGTATAAAAGTGTAAAAAGTGTTtatgataaaaaagataaaattcaattttagtaCCCGATTTTTCTAAAGGAAAATTGAATGTGCaacatatatatatgaattaatttctTTGTATAGTCTCACATTCCATGATTCGAAAGTAATTAACCTTTTAACATTATAGACTTACTCAGTTCTAAATATACAATTTCTACTATTTCTATTTATTATATTACCTGATGGCATTAAAACATTATGGCTGTATTTGTTTTctgaaactaaaattaaaaaattgagacTAGGATTAAGATTGAGTATTGTATTTGGTAACTAAAGATTAAAGCTAAAATTTCGGTCACAAAATACAATTTCAATccctttaatattttcaaaaaaatgaaaatatagaagACTGAAATTTATAAGAACGGAACCTAACactttaataatatttctttttaaaaatactcatttaacttttcaaatttcaaatctactCTTTAATCTCCATATTTATCTTAAACCAAATATGATGCTAAGACATAACTCAATCCTGTATATTTTATACTAACCATAATATAAAGACTTAATCCTGTATATTTTATACTAACCATAAAATGCAGCCTACTATTTGCATTCATTATATATACCTATTGGCAATAAAATATTATGCTATCTTGAATTTCTTAATTCATCATATGGTTCGGTAATATCAGACGGATTATGGTTCCCTGCTTACAAAAACAATGACTGACTAATCAagctttcacataaaaataaaagagagaacaGAAAGAATCACCTAAGCTTTACAAAAAAGGAGCAAGTACAAGTTATTTTCAGAATTTCCACCTCTGCTACTGCAACTATGTGCTACCACTAGTTCAATTTACAATCTCTGCCCCATAAATTGACCATAATAATCATCAGGGGCAAAAACAAGTTTCGCGGACCTCGTCCTGTGTCGATCATTCAGCAACTTCTAGTTGCTTGTGTAGCGAATATATCATAGAATGAACAAAAGCtatcaataaaatttaatcaTGTATGCTTGTTTTCCTCGTTCGCTGTACATTGTGAAGAAATCTTTTTGCAGAAATCACGTTCACTCACTAATGATATATCTTCAGGAGATAACATTGTACATTTACTCAAGTAATGTTGACTGCCCCGCACCCTGCATTCAAGCATCAGGTAATTGATCAAATACTCAGATACCTGGTTAACATTTTCTAATGAATCACAATGCTGGAAaaaaagaagattgaatttgctTCGCAAACATGTACCTTCCTCGTCTCCTAACACCTTGTGAAACTCGGAAATCTTCTGATCTTGAAATTTGGCGCATTGAAGATAGATATTCATTGAATGCAACACCTTTCAGTACCAAGGATATTCTTGCAGGAACAATAGACTGGATGATGTTGAACAGAGATGTATTGTTTTCACTGCATAGAAGGCTACCATAGTAAGAATTGACATCACAACATGCCCAAATATAATTAACAGAACAGAAAAAGGTAAAACATGCTGAATTTGCACCAACTATAGATGAAAGGCAAGACCATATACCTCTTATGCACATCATGAACTGGGTTGTCCAACTCTGATTCCTTTCCGGTATAGATATCAGTGCTTTTTGTGAGATCTGCTCTGGATAATTTCCCCAATGTCATAATATTAGTTGTGGAAGCCAACATCTCAGAAGTTAAATCAACCTTGTTCTCAAAACCTAACTTTGATCCTTCATCTGCTATACGATTAACATAAAAGCAAAACCCAGAAACAGCAACAGTGGACATCATTATTTCCTCATCATACCAACTAGCTGTGGCTTCCCCAGACAAGGACATTGCAGGTTCCATAACATCCTGCACATTCGTATATATAACTGAGTGCCTATACACTACAATTAAAAAATAAGGGACGGGGGAGAAGGGGGGGGAGAATAACAACTTTTATTTAAGCGCAAGGCACTTACACATTGTCCACAGTGATCAAAAAACAAATCAGCTTCTGAAATTAGATTGCTTAGCTCGCTAACCAGTTTAACCACTTCAAATGCGCCTAGCTGCTCCGACGTGGCATGCCGTCCTAAATCTGTTTGACACTCACGGAGATTTCTCCACAATTTTTGTACTGTATCTGTCTCTATCATCGGAGTGGACTCAACAAACTTTGACTTAAGCTGGAAATCCACACGACTACACTCGTCCATCACGTGGACAATTGCAGTTTCGGGATTTTCATTATAGAAATCTTGCACAGCCTCTTTTGAAGGGGATTCTGGAAATCCATTATTAACCAACAAacatggattttctggaaattttaCTAACCGCCTACGAACACCCAATGGTTTCAACTCATTATTCACTGAAATTTCTGGCGGAACAGCAGGATGCCCAGAAGACACTGCCCCAGACATTGTCTCTATTTCATTCTCTATTGCAGTTTCAGGAACATAGGTTGACTCTGGCACACAGGATATATCTAATGATTCACATGTGTTAGCTGTTTCTGAAAATCTAAAAAATTCCTCCTCTTGATCCTCCAATTCAGAACAAACCAATTTGCGAAATGACGTGCCAGAGTGATGTTCATTCAATTGAAACTTAGAGGGAGATTCATTATTATCATTGAGGGATTGGCTCTTGTCAGCTTCATCATGAGTGCATTGCAGATGTACATTATTTGGATCCTCATCCTCAGAATCAGAGGACATCACTATAAGTTTCCGTCGACCACCATTTTGTGTTGGCAAAGCTTGTGGGGATCCAAAAGAATCAGAAATCTCAGAAATATTATATTGAATTTCAAGCTCAGTATAGTCAGCTGTAGTCTCATTCCTCTTAATCATCTCCAACTTCTTGGCCTCTATATAATCAGTCTCCATATCATGCGCATCTAAATCATTTTGCATACCTTGCAACCTAGAGTTTTCTTCTGTTATAGATATTGAGTTTGCAagttctttttcaactaattcaGATAATTCTGAGGGGAAATCCCAGGGAATTAGTTTTGGTAAGATTTGATGGCCAAGCTCAAGATCAAATGGAAGTGAGCCACAACCTGTTTGTGCTTTTCCATCTGTACAGGAAAGAGGAAGATCAAGTTCTTGCATAGCAATACAGTGATAATAAGATAAATGGAATTATGAATAACTAATATTGATCCCCCTAAGCATGTACATCAAAACATGGCAAATATATGTAAAAAGGTTGCCAGAGTAAATTCCTGAAGACTTCTTAGGAAAgaacaattcaaaccagaatagtaaatatttataataagCCATACGGATGTTACAATCTCAATCACTAGTCTACATTGTTCCTTAACCCTATAGTTAACTTATGCAGGaataaaagagagagagggagtagATGTTGTCACTGATCCAAAAAGGTCACTCTTACAGCAATCACAAGAAGGGGAACTCTTGCAAACAAAAAGAATCTATCTTGAGGTAAAAATAAATGTTTCAATTATCTTGAGGTCACGCACAATAACTTAACCAATCTTAGCCTTGGATGTGGCCACTCTTAACTTCTAAAAACTTATGCAATAGTCATTAAGTGTATATAACAGCATATTCCCTCAGCTATGTAGTATGTACAAGCTAAAACTTCCTACCAGCAGGTCTTCACTGTAGAACAACCAAATAAAAAGTTAACCAAAATTTTAATGATTATGGTCTTATAAAATGAAAATAACCATTACATATCACCAACAAAGTCAATGAACATGAGAAACCCACCTTTTCTAAATTGCATTCTCTGAAACCAGAACTGGAGGTTCATAATGGTTTTCCTGATATCTCCATTACAAGACTGTATAAACTTCTCCAGTAAAAGAGGATGGATGTTGACTCCTTCAGAGACACAAACCTGCATGTCATTCAAtgtatatcattataatttaggGTTTCAATTTTTTCCCCTCCTTTTTGTGGGAGAGGAGGGAAACTATTAAGCTTAAGCACATACCTTGTACAAATGGCAAAGCAACTCCTTAGGAGATGGCAACGAGAAAGAAAGATTGAGCCTATCAAAATTATCTGGCAGGCGGGGATCATCACCTATTTTACAAAAATGTGTTTATAAACATCAACAAATTGATAAAAGATATGTGAAGAATAAGAGAGGTATA is a window from the Arachis hypogaea cultivar Tifrunner chromosome 17, arahy.Tifrunner.gnm2.J5K5, whole genome shotgun sequence genome containing:
- the LOC112765194 gene encoding uncharacterized protein, whose translation is MEDLVTEASPGKAATPPPPRRSVRRRLVQSTLFPQKPPEHNAKDNDDKGNENDDEYCPSSKNKKRKRKPKPNPKPKLTPPEKPSKNSTPKKNASANGNKRSTSKQVLTDSDEVATHVPDLRLEAKISAEENARLFAGRQIHPFFSSWKAGKKSQEQAEIGNKFCAHKKDSEAITSGPIHVFENVQEDTLCLDWRNWTFLGKDNYVNYAPGSYDDKTLSALDTSGVSISHNALTSSDRLSIQPENVQATSLSENLAMPANEQTNFPQMLKDAEVDLKVDESVTFSGQAHIFRKSYADPLSKFLQESMKSYYHNCKDKAESSLWTYKYKPTKATEVCGNDESVNFLRDWLQQWHERRYQGRKNSSNRDKWDMQDGDDDDDGDYKCSLSDYDSEDLTEEDSLHNVLLITGPIGSGKSAAVYACAQEQGFEIFELNASHCRNGPAVKQYFGDTLGSLGFKRLPEDIESSQKKTMKLSPAMALPKDKTADEMDDGMVELITISDDEACGPAGTSQKLPCKNSVLTCHKVQTLILIEEVDILFPEDRGCIAAIQQIAETARGPIILISNSDDPRLPDNFDRLNLSFSLPSPKELLCHLYKVCVSEGVNIHPLLLEKFIQSCNGDIRKTIMNLQFWFQRMQFRKDGKAQTGCGSLPFDLELGHQILPKLIPWDFPSELSELVEKELANSISITEENSRLQGMQNDLDAHDMETDYIEAKKLEMIKRNETTADYTELEIQYNISEISDSFGSPQALPTQNGGRRKLIVMSSDSEDEDPNNVHLQCTHDEADKSQSLNDNNESPSKFQLNEHHSGTSFRKLVCSELEDQEEEFFRFSETANTCESLDISCVPESTYVPETAIENEIETMSGAVSSGHPAVPPEISVNNELKPLGVRRRLVKFPENPCLLVNNGFPESPSKEAVQDFYNENPETAIVHVMDECSRVDFQLKSKFVESTPMIETDTVQKLWRNLRECQTDLGRHATSEQLGAFEVVKLVSELSNLISEADLFFDHCGQCDVMEPAMSLSGEATASWYDEEIMMSTVAVSGFCFYVNRIADEGSKLGFENKVDLTSEMLASTTNIMTLGKLSRADLTKSTDIYTGKESELDNPVHDVHKSENNTSLFNIIQSIVPARISLVLKGVAFNEYLSSMRQISRSEDFRVSQGVRRRGRVRGSQHYLSKCTMLSPEDISLVSERDFCKKISSQCTANEENKHT